The stretch of DNA TGTTCCGATTCATCCGCGCATCGTGCGCCACTATTCACTGAAGGCGAGCACGGGAGCGATGGCGATTTCAATCGAGCCCCGCTCCCCAGCTGAAGCGGCAGGCCTGCGGGAACGAGATGTAATCATTGGCTTCGGCCGCAGTTCCATTTCGGGCGTCGATGACCTCCATCGACTGCTCACCGAAGTCGCTCCCGACGAGTCAATCGAAATAACCGTGCTTCGCGGCACAGAGCTGGTCAAGCTGCAAATTCGCCCTCAACCGAGACTCGCATAACGTGGAGCCGGACGCCATCGCCCGGCTGTTAGGAATTTCGCGATTTCCTGACCTCGCGATGTCGTAGCCGAAAGCCGGCGGCCGGTAGCGTCTTCGGTGTTGCTGTTGCCGTTGTTTTGGCTGGAAGCCGGTAGCTGGTAGCTCGCCGCTTCGTTTTGGCTGGCAGCTAGTAGCTAGCAGCTCAGCAGCTTGTTCTCGCTGAGTGCCGAATGCCCGGCATCCTGAGCGCAGGAGGGTCTACCGCGACCTCATCAGCGGCGGAAACCGGGGCCCCCAAGAACTCGGTTTTGTTCTTGGGGTGGCAAACCGGAGTCGAAGGATCTTTTGTTTGCTGTTGCCGTTGTCTTAGCTAGCAGCTAGTAGCTCAGCAGCTTGTGTCCTGCCATTGCGGGGGAGCAGTTCAAGCCGTCCCAACCGCTGCCTCTACCTGCTCGACAGCCTCCGCCGACGCATGGAATATCCCGAATTGAAACGGACCGTTCTGGAACACGCGCGGGAGTGGACGCCGCGCAACATCCTCATCGAGGATCGAGCCTCGGGTACGCAGCTCATCCAGGAACTCCGGCAGGAAGGACTGTCCACGCTCACGCGCTGCGACTCGAAGGAGGAGAAGATCGTGCGCATGTCCACCGCCAGCAACCTGATCGAGAACGGGCAGGTCTATCTGCCGGAGAAAGCGCCGTGGCTCTCACAGTACATCCACGAGCTGGTCACGTTCCCAAATGGGAAACACTTCGACCAGGTCGATTCCACGTCGCAGGCCCTGCGCTGGTTCAAAAGCCGCGCCTTCTTGTCCGGCATTCAGCAGTACTACAAAGACGAAGCAACAATCGCAAACTACAGGCGAGGACTCATCAAGAAAGAAGACGTGCCGGAGCACCTCTGGAAGCGTCTCGATGAACCACCGCCACCGCCGCGCGGCCCGTACGGGCTATGGTAGTGATGGCTATGAGAAGCCACGAAGCCACGGAGCCACGAAGCTTCGAAGCTGAAAGGCAAAACAGAAATAAGTTGCGGATTGCCGACTGCCAAGTGCCGGAGGCACGAAATGTGAAAGCCCAGGACAAAGTCCTGGGAATGGAGACACATATAGAATTCAAGTCCCGGAGGGACGACATCTAGATTCCATGGGACATTCCTATTCCAACGTCCTCGTTCACATTGTTTTCAGCACCAAGAATCGCGCCAAAATCATTCCGCGCGATCACCAAGAAGACCTTTGGCGATACATGACCGGTATCGCTAAGAGCGTTAAGGCCAACGTTCTCGCCATCGGCGGCATGCCCGACCACATTCACGCGTTAGTCGCCCTTCCAGGAACGATTGGTCATTCGACTCTTATCCAAAAGATCAAAGAAAATTCATCGAAATGGATGGGCTCCAAGTTCGAGTGGCAGGAAGGATTCGGTGCATTCAGCGTGAGCGATTCACGCCGCGACGATGTGATTGCATATATCCACAATCAGGAAGAGCATCACAAGAAACGCAATTTCGAAGAGGAATTCATTGCGTTGTTGAAGGCGCACAACGTCGATTACGATCCGCGGTACGTGTTCGGATAAGCGTTGGTGTCGTCCCTCCGGGACTCGGGATCTCTGTTATCCGTCACCCAGGACCTTGTCCTGGGCTTTCACATGTCGTGCCTCCGGCACTAGGCTCGTGACTCCGCAGCTCGGTATATGCCGAGTGCTGAGTGCCGAATGCCGCTCTTCGGGTCTTGTCGTTGATTTTTTGGCTAGCAGCTAGTAGCTAGCAGCTCAGCAGCTTGTTTTGTGTCATCAAAACCAAACCGAGGATGGCCTCACCCTCTTCTTCACCCACCCTTGCAAAAGCGGCAGGGATGGGCACCCGGCCTCAGCCACGGCTCACATAAACGTGGAGCCGGGCGCCCTCGCCCGGGTGTTGGGAATCTCGCGATTTCGTGATTTGGCGATGTCGTGGTTTCCCAATCGCGGAAAGCTTGAGCTGCCCAGTTGTATCGTCAGACGGAAGTAGGCAGATCAGGCTGTCCCGCTCCGTTTCCGGAAGTAGGCAGATCAGGCTGTCCCGCTCCGTTTGCATGGTAACGCGGTTTGTCGCTGACGCACTCGGGGTAAGAACTGTGTCACCCGAAGCGTGTGAACAACTCGTCCGCGACGCAGTCGCAATTCTGAAATCGGAATTTCCTAAGCTGACGCCAAGCCTGCTCGATCACGCGATCTGGAACTATCAGCGCCACCAGGAAGAAAGTAGGGATTTGCACTGCAGCCGCGCGGCGGCTTCGTGATAGTGAAGAACAGTCGTATGTGATCCCTGTCACGGATGGGGCGGGTCAGGCTGTCCCTGATTTCCGTCCCTGATTTCCGTCCCTGATTTCCCGTTGCAGCGTACATTCGGTGAAGTTCATCCAATCCCTTAAAGAGCCTGTCGGCCTTCTCCTTCTCGAAAGCCTGCGTGAACGCTTTGTCGCGCTCATCGAGAGATTTGTTAAGCCAGATTTTCTGAAGCTCAGGGTCACTCAGTGTGTAGTGGCCATGAGCGGCGTAATCCATTGCGTCTCAAGAATCGAACGAGCTTCCTGCAAGCACCCCTGAAAGGCTAATTCCAAAGCAATACGCATCTTCGCGTGAGCGTTGATGAAAAATGTGAACGGCAAAACCGTCTTGGGGTCACGGACTGTGGACAAATCGTCGAACTCGCGGTGAAGGATTTTATCGAGAGCCATAAACATGCCCCATAGTTCGCGGAACGCATTGATGCTCGCGAGCAGATGGTGACGTTTGCTCTTGTAATATTCCTTATAGTCGTGCGGAAAGTCGCGCTCGAACGATACGAGCAGCATTCGCTTTCGCTCACCTCTGTTGCCGTTTGCGTTGCTGACGTGGTTGTGTCCTCCAAGCTCTCGATCGCGCTCATACGTCCTTCTCCCTTGCCAACCGCACATGCTCGTTCTTCGCCACGCATCGCTCGCCATTGCTGAGTTCGACCGTACACCAGTTCTCACTGACGGCAACTAGCGTCGCTTCGATACGTTGCACGCTCTTGCCGTAGCGACCGCGAACGGGCTTCAACCAGATGACCTTGGGCATTATTTCTATTGTAAGCTGCTCGAGGCGAAGGGGGACTCCATGAAATTCCCGAAACGGCAGTCTTTGGCTGTGCTGTTGTTGGTTATTGCTGTCTCGGCTCAACAAAACAGGAACCTGAACGAAGCCAATGCCGTAGGGAGCGTGCGGGTCTTGAACACTGCTGAAGCAACGTATGCGAACCGTCATCCGCAGGAAGGCTTTGCCTGCACGCTGTCACAATTGGCAAGCGCAGGCCTCATCAACGCTGCGTTGGCATCTGGACGAACGAACGGATACAGATTCAGCCTGAATTGCGGTGGAGCACAGCGACCATATGTGCGAGTGACGGTGCAAAGTTTGCCGAATGGCTCTCGCTCTGGTGTGCGCGCATTCTGCTCCGACCTATACCTGTCGAATGGAAAGATTGTGGGTGGGGCTATCAACGTGAGCAACGATGGAAGGGCAGATACATGTTTCATCAAAGGCGAGCCGTTACAGTTGGGACTATCGCCAGCTCGATGACCGAAGGGCTACATCATTTCTGAAACCGATAAAACCAGTGACAGACGGGAAGTTCCCATCTCGGTATCCGCTTACCATCACTCTGGATGATCCTCCGCCGTGGCCTTATATCACGGCCTGCTTGCCTGGGGAAAGATCGATGGGGATGTTTTGATGAGCGTTGAAAGGACGCTGCGCGCACGCACGCCGCCATAGTCGATCCTATCGAATCTCACCCATTCGCTACCCGCAAACGGTTCTGAAGATCGATGTTGCTCGTCATCGAATCGTGCGTGGCCGCCCAGCGCGCCGTCCGGATGGCAAGGATGAGAGAGGTTGGTCGGTTCTTACGGATATGCGGCAAAAAGGATTTTCGGCTGACAGCCCATGCATTTATGCATGGGCGACGCTTTAGCGTCGTCCGTGTGTGCGAGGTATTGATTTGCGGCTTCAGCCGCGGGCTTTGATTTGTTGAGCATGCGGATAAAATAGCAGAGCCGCCGCGGCTAAAGCCGCAAATTAAGGCCAACGTTTATGACGAGGCTAAAGCCTCGCCTACGGATAAATCCGTAGGCTCTCACCAAAGGCTTTGGTTCTTGAATCCGTGGGCCCTCCACGGGGAAGCACTGCTTCGCAAATCCGTGGGCTCTGGCTCAAAGGCTTTCGCAATGCCCACGTTGCCCTGAGAACCGAATCGCTCGACTCTTTGCCCGCATGGTATAAACATCCGCCATGCCGCTTGCGCCACAAGAGGTCCGCACATTCTTTGTTTCGTCGGTTACGCACGAACGAAGACCGATCTTCCGAATGGTTCGCTTCTGCGCGTTGCTGCTCGATCTCTTGCGTGATGATCGAGCCTTGAAACGATATGAGCTGCACGAGTTTGTGTTCATGAGTAACCACATCCACCTGATTCTCACTCCGGCTCCGAATGTTTCGCTGGAGAAAGCCATGCAGTTTGTTAAGGGCGGATTTTCCTTTCGCGCGAAGCAGGAACTGACGTATGAAGAGGAAATCTGGCAGAAGGGCAATGACGATCACCGAATCAAAGATGCCGCGGATTATGCACAGCACGTCGAGTACATCTGGATGAATCCTGTGAGGGCTGGCCTGGTCGCGCGACCGGAACAATACCTGTATTCGTCGGCGCGACTCAGAAATGAGGTTGATCCGGCGCCCACACATTTTCAAATGGCCCGCGCTGTAGCAAAAGCCCGCCGGTAGTGTGGGGGAAATCAGGGACACCGGACGCGCCTGCGCGCCAAGCGCTTCCGCGATGACCTTGTCGAATCCGCGACAGCTTGACCGCCCTACCAGCTTCCAGTCAAAACAGGGGCAACGCCGATGAAGCTACCGGCCACCAGCTACCAGCTAAGACAACGGCTACACAAAAGAAGCTGCTGAGCTGCTAAGCTCCTAGCTGCTAGCTAACGGCAACAGCAACACCGAACAAGCCACCAGCTGCCGGCTACCAGCTTCCAGCCAAAAGAACCAGCAACACCAAATCAGCTACCGGCTACCGGTTTTCGGCTACGAAAGCGTGAAATCAGGAAATCTCGAAATTCCTAACAGCCGGGCGAGTCGGGGCCCCCAGCAAGCGCGGTTGCTGGGGTGAGACGGCGCCCGGCTCCACGTTGTTCTGCTACTTTCCCAGTTGATAATTCAATGCGGACAGCGTAGAGAGATATTCGTAGCGAGCATTCGAATTCCCAATCTGGGCATCGGTCTGCTGCAACTGGGCCTGGCTTAGCTCGACGATGGATGCCAGCCCGAGCTTATAGCGCGTCTGGGCCAGGTCGAGGGCGAGGTTCGCCTGTTTCAACAATTGCTCTGTGACCCCTACTCGCTCGTAGGCGGTGTTGGCCTCCAGCCAGGTAACTCGAACGTCTCTTGCGATCCGATCGCGCAGGTCGCGAACTTGTTGCTGCAGGGCTGAGGCGCGATAATCCGCTTCCCTGGCGCGGGCTGAAAAGAGAAATCCGTTGAAGACAGGAATGCTCATGTTCACGCCCGCGGCGCCATACCAGGAGGAAGTGATCTGGTCGGCACGCACCGGAGTTCCTCCAACCGCAGCCAGGGCGCTGATGGTCGGGCGATTCAGTTCGTGCTCTGCGCGCGCGAAACGCTGCTCCGCTTGCCACTGATCATCGAGAGCGGCTAGATCAGGACGGGAGCGGAGAGCTTCAGCGACGAGATCCTCTTCTTTTGCCGGCGGAGCGGAGAAGGCATTTCCGCTTTCCGCTTCAGCTTCATCCATCAGCAGATAGGTCGTGGGCTTCTCGAAGCCAAGAATCTCATTGAGACCGGTAAATGCTGCTTCCTTCCTGTTCTGGGCATCGAGCAGCAGCAGCTTGGCCTGCGCGAGATTAACATTCGCAAAGCTGAGATCGAGATCCGAACGGAGCTTGGCTTGCGCGAGAGCCTGCACCTGATCTGCAGTTGTTTGCCGCGTCGTCACGGTTTGCTCCGCTACGAGAAGCTGTGCCTGGGCCGCGAGGGCTGAATAAAAGGCTCGATCGACCGCCAGGGTGATGTCGGCAGCAGTTGCCTGTTGCGAGAACTGCTGCGCGTGCTCGCGAAGAGTCGACGACTGCAGCAGGTTATGGGTGCGGCCGAAGTCGGTGATGAGCTGGCCCACATTCATGCCGGCTCCGGCTCGCTCGAAGACGCTGGGATTGTTCAGCACTCCCGCAGTAATTCGCGTGCCCGCATGAGCATCTACGGCAGTGAGATTCGCCGTTGCCGTTGGCAGCTCGGTAGAACGCGTCTCGCGCGTGGCTTCGTGCTGAGCGAATGTGAGTAACTTCGCGACGGTGATCTGCGGGTTGTTCTTGAGCGCGAGTTGCTCAGCGTCGTGGAGGGTGAGGCGCATGGGCGACTGGGCTTCCAGCTCGACGACAAAGCAGGTGGACAGGAGAACGAGACCGATTGTGAACAAAGCTTTCATGGCATTTGGCCGCATCCGAAATTCAGATCAACGTGGAGCCGGGCGCCCTCGCCCCGGGTTTTTACGATTTGGTGATTTTGTGATTTCGTGATTTCACGATTGAAAACAATCACAAAATCACGAAATCGGGAAATCACGAAATTCAAACACCCGGCGGAGGGCGGCCGCCTCCACGTGTTTGGTTATGAGGCTGTTGGGATCGTTTCTTCTCGGTGATGGATTAGCAGATATGCTGCCGGCACTAAGAAGACCGTGACAATCACCGATACCGTCAATCCGCCGATAATGGCACGCGCGAGCGGAGCATACTGCTCGCTTCCTGCCTCAAGTGCCAAAGCCATCGGAATCATTCCCAAAATGGTAGCGAGTGATGTCATCAGCACCGGCCGCAAC from Terriglobales bacterium encodes:
- a CDS encoding transposase; translation: MPLAPQEVRTFFVSSVTHERRPIFRMVRFCALLLDLLRDDRALKRYELHEFVFMSNHIHLILTPAPNVSLEKAMQFVKGGFSFRAKQELTYEEEIWQKGNDDHRIKDAADYAQHVEYIWMNPVRAGLVARPEQYLYSSARLRNEVDPAPTHFQMARAVAKARR
- the terL gene encoding phage terminase large subunit, with translation MRGSSSSRPNRCLYLLDSLRRRMEYPELKRTVLEHAREWTPRNILIEDRASGTQLIQELRQEGLSTLTRCDSKEEKIVRMSTASNLIENGQVYLPEKAPWLSQYIHELVTFPNGKHFDQVDSTSQALRWFKSRAFLSGIQQYYKDEATIANYRRGLIKKEDVPEHLWKRLDEPPPPPRGPYGLW
- a CDS encoding TolC family protein, which produces MKALFTIGLVLLSTCFVVELEAQSPMRLTLHDAEQLALKNNPQITVAKLLTFAQHEATRETRSTELPTATANLTAVDAHAGTRITAGVLNNPSVFERAGAGMNVGQLITDFGRTHNLLQSSTLREHAQQFSQQATAADITLAVDRAFYSALAAQAQLLVAEQTVTTRQTTADQVQALAQAKLRSDLDLSFANVNLAQAKLLLLDAQNRKEAAFTGLNEILGFEKPTTYLLMDEAEAESGNAFSAPPAKEEDLVAEALRSRPDLAALDDQWQAEQRFARAEHELNRPTISALAAVGGTPVRADQITSSWYGAAGVNMSIPVFNGFLFSARAREADYRASALQQQVRDLRDRIARDVRVTWLEANTAYERVGVTEQLLKQANLALDLAQTRYKLGLASIVELSQAQLQQTDAQIGNSNARYEYLSTLSALNYQLGK
- the tnpA gene encoding IS200/IS605 family transposase, which translates into the protein MGHSYSNVLVHIVFSTKNRAKIIPRDHQEDLWRYMTGIAKSVKANVLAIGGMPDHIHALVALPGTIGHSTLIQKIKENSSKWMGSKFEWQEGFGAFSVSDSRRDDVIAYIHNQEEHHKKRNFEEEFIALLKAHNVDYDPRYVFG